A single genomic interval of bacterium harbors:
- the truA gene encoding tRNA pseudouridine(38-40) synthase TruA, with protein MRLKAVIEYLGTNYYGWQVQPDKVTIQGTIEKALLQITCNDIRITGAGRTDAGVHALGQVASFDYTGHLDTYRLRYALNSILDRDIFFRSIEETNPTFDARRDAFSKLYRYRIIRGRSPLRRNTAWEYHFSLNVEKMREAAALLQGTHDYAAFCEAEDPRTSLKVDSIDVSEKFDEVEIDVRARGFLYKMVRRIVGVILDCGRGRIVLETIPKLFSRSKPCQIITAPANGLALIGVDYTQVSEDNNLRAHAMKEY; from the coding sequence ATGAGGCTAAAAGCAGTTATTGAATATCTGGGTACAAACTACTACGGATGGCAAGTCCAGCCGGATAAGGTTACTATCCAGGGAACGATAGAGAAAGCGCTTTTGCAGATCACTTGTAATGATATAAGGATAACTGGAGCAGGGAGGACAGATGCAGGAGTTCATGCATTGGGTCAGGTCGCGTCATTTGACTATACAGGGCACCTTGACACTTATCGTTTGCGATACGCTTTGAATTCAATACTGGATAGGGATATTTTCTTTCGCAGCATCGAAGAGACGAATCCGACATTTGACGCCAGGCGGGATGCATTCTCCAAGCTTTACAGATACAGAATTATTAGGGGTCGTTCTCCACTTCGCAGAAATACGGCGTGGGAGTATCATTTCTCACTGAACGTTGAAAAAATGCGAGAGGCTGCCGCTTTACTTCAAGGCACCCATGATTATGCTGCTTTTTGCGAGGCGGAGGATCCGCGAACCAGTCTTAAGGTTGATTCAATCGATGTCTCGGAAAAGTTTGACGAAGTTGAGATAGACGTCAGGGCGCGCGGATTTCTTTATAAGATGGTTCGAAGGATAGTAGGCGTAATATTAGACTGCGGAAGGGGGCGGATAGTATTAGAAACAATACCAAAACTATTCAGCCGATCCAAGCCTTGTCAGATAATAACGGCACCGGCAAATGGACTTGCGCTGATTGGAGTCGATTATACGCAGGTGTCTGAAGATAATAACTTACGGGCACATGCAATGAAGGAGTATTAA
- the fsa gene encoding fructose-6-phosphate aldolase, which translates to MQLYLDTGNIKEIKEIADWGILDGVTTNPSLLAREKDCGDYRSLLKEICDIVKGPVSAEVTASDTEGMIRQANTLSEISEHIVVKIPCVPEGLKATTMLFEEGIPVNMTLVFSPLQALLAANAGATYVSPFVGRLDDIGHEGIEEVGKIVDIYDNYGIDSQVIFASTRHVEHVLQAALMGVDICTMPASVFRQLVRHPLTDIGIKRFLDDWGKTGFSID; encoded by the coding sequence ATGCAGCTTTATCTTGATACTGGAAACATCAAAGAAATAAAGGAAATTGCGGACTGGGGAATTCTTGATGGAGTGACAACCAATCCCTCTCTGCTAGCCAGAGAAAAAGACTGCGGCGACTACCGCTCGCTTCTTAAAGAGATTTGCGATATTGTGAAAGGTCCTGTCTCCGCAGAAGTAACAGCCTCCGATACGGAAGGGATGATCAGGCAGGCGAATACCCTTTCGGAAATCTCAGAGCATATAGTAGTAAAGATACCGTGCGTTCCCGAAGGGCTTAAGGCAACTACAATGCTTTTCGAAGAAGGCATTCCGGTCAATATGACTCTTGTCTTTTCACCCCTGCAAGCCTTGCTCGCTGCGAACGCAGGAGCAACTTACGTTTCTCCTTTCGTCGGAAGGCTTGACGATATTGGTCATGAAGGAATTGAAGAAGTAGGCAAGATAGTCGATATATATGATAATTACGGAATAGATTCTCAAGTTATCTTTGCGAGCACCCGACACGTTGAGCATGTTCTTCAGGCAGCGTTGATGGGTGTAGATATATGCACTATGCCAGCATCAGTTTTCCGTCAGCTTGTCAGGCATCCCCTGACCGATATCGGGATTAAGCGTTTTCTTGATGATTGGGGGAAAACAGGATTTAGCATTGACTAA
- a CDS encoding glycosyltransferase family 4 protein has protein sequence MKKALSISPWSSMWSQGESGGSPSEAYSIEAMIEAGFDVTHISPGHSRSTEYERRGNLRFIRPSNPFDDFRFLLDTGIAILYRFPAIMRWKNLVLRWLKRSRERFDLIVGHSSETIFALREASRYLGVPALARLYGISATLELLSKGLRRELYFDLISLLRDPPDHIILTNDGTCGDAIAAQFGISPNKYDFLLNGYEPVIPLMPCHERMPNYVLTACRLVDWKRVDRIVKVASLLKERLPGLIFLILGEGPEKPRLCNLIRKEKVESTVKLIGSVSRFKMYEYLRGATMVLFTQDLSNLNNTVIESMVFGKPVITIDAGCTGKIIRHGKTGLMYPADDIESLASGVEKLAKDESLRRNLGQKSMEFALKTFKPWPERIRDEAAIYRRFI, from the coding sequence TTGAAGAAGGCGTTGTCTATATCACCCTGGTCCTCCATGTGGTCTCAGGGTGAATCAGGAGGTTCACCGTCCGAGGCGTATTCAATTGAGGCTATGATTGAAGCGGGTTTCGATGTAACTCATATTTCTCCGGGGCATTCCAGGTCAACCGAATATGAAAGAAGGGGTAATCTGCGATTTATCCGTCCTTCAAATCCCTTTGATGATTTCAGGTTTCTTCTTGATACTGGCATTGCTATCCTTTATCGTTTTCCTGCGATTATGCGTTGGAAGAATCTCGTATTAAGATGGCTAAAGAGGTCGCGAGAAAGATTCGATTTGATTGTAGGACATTCCTCTGAAACCATTTTTGCCCTAAGAGAAGCTTCCCGGTATCTGGGGGTTCCAGCTCTGGCGAGACTTTATGGGATAAGCGCTACGTTGGAACTTTTGAGCAAAGGGCTGAGGCGTGAATTGTACTTTGACTTGATATCCTTGTTGCGTGATCCGCCTGATCATATTATTCTTACGAATGATGGAACTTGCGGAGACGCTATTGCGGCTCAGTTCGGGATATCTCCAAATAAATACGATTTTCTGTTAAACGGTTATGAACCGGTAATACCTTTGATGCCTTGTCATGAAAGGATGCCGAACTATGTTCTGACTGCTTGCCGTCTGGTTGACTGGAAGCGTGTGGATCGAATCGTCAAGGTAGCTAGTCTACTTAAGGAGAGATTGCCTGGATTGATATTCCTGATTCTGGGAGAGGGCCCTGAAAAGCCCAGGCTGTGTAATTTGATAAGGAAAGAAAAGGTAGAATCCACGGTTAAATTAATAGGTAGCGTTTCTCGTTTCAAAATGTATGAATACCTGCGGGGTGCTACGATGGTTCTTTTTACTCAGGACTTATCTAATCTTAATAACACCGTTATCGAATCGATGGTTTTCGGAAAACCGGTTATAACCATTGATGCGGGATGTACTGGAAAGATAATCCGGCACGGAAAGACCGGACTTATGTATCCTGCAGACGATATCGAATCTCTGGCTTCGGGTGTCGAAAAACTTGCTAAAGACGAATCGTTGCGTAGAAATTTGGGGCAGAAATCAATGGAATTCGCACTTAAAACATTCAAGCCCTGGCCCGAGAGAATTAGAGACGAAGCGGCAATTTACAGAAGATTTATATAG
- a CDS encoding oligosaccharide flippase family protein — protein sequence MKNRGGFASKAVGTFFTLSAVSLLNFITNLILARVLGPAGKGIITPAMNIASIVIALASLGLGNSVAFFIDKPPFKAKDVLLTSTLVSLLTGLIAAFCTWMTISLTVVEATAITKTFFSGGTFFTVVYTTTQSCLLGRNRIGVMNIINLISSFVRTALCTILLYLIWPSVEGFALAYFAAQTLNAILTTILSFRETGVRGAKFDVSFLIKAISFTIAVYLARIALETNATVGVILLKQFRPPDEVGLLSQAMTVSNLLMLIPQALAMALYGAVVGEKNKEQFAARAIRLSLIATFVIAIILAATAPWLIPILFKKAFTPSIPFLWALLPATVVYTIPQLYTSLLIASWGKPWHFFSASAIALCVNLLGNILLLSHLGPWATVVAFSASVLAMTVYYIILLVRKGGLRFSEIFIPRLDDFRILLQRLKTI from the coding sequence ATGAAAAATAGAGGTGGCTTCGCATCGAAAGCTGTCGGAACCTTTTTTACCCTCTCGGCTGTATCCTTACTAAACTTCATCACAAATCTAATACTTGCTCGAGTACTAGGTCCTGCAGGAAAGGGAATTATAACCCCGGCAATGAACATAGCAAGCATCGTAATTGCACTTGCGTCTTTGGGACTTGGAAACTCGGTTGCTTTTTTTATTGACAAGCCCCCATTTAAAGCCAAAGATGTACTCCTGACTTCCACGCTCGTTTCTTTATTGACAGGTTTAATTGCCGCTTTTTGCACCTGGATGACGATATCATTGACGGTTGTTGAAGCAACTGCAATAACAAAAACTTTTTTTTCAGGGGGAACCTTTTTTACCGTCGTCTACACTACTACTCAAAGCTGCCTGCTGGGAAGAAACCGCATAGGCGTCATGAACATCATCAATTTGATTTCGAGTTTCGTAAGAACCGCTTTGTGTACCATTCTCTTGTACTTAATCTGGCCTTCAGTCGAAGGTTTTGCTTTGGCCTACTTTGCAGCCCAAACCCTCAACGCAATACTTACAACAATACTCTCATTTAGAGAAACCGGCGTTCGAGGCGCAAAATTTGACGTTTCCTTTCTCATTAAAGCGATATCCTTTACCATTGCAGTATACCTGGCAAGAATAGCCCTTGAGACTAATGCTACTGTAGGAGTCATATTGCTCAAACAGTTCCGTCCGCCTGATGAAGTAGGATTACTTTCACAGGCAATGACTGTTTCAAATCTCTTGATGCTTATTCCACAAGCCCTTGCAATGGCTTTGTATGGTGCAGTAGTAGGAGAAAAAAACAAGGAACAATTTGCAGCTCGAGCAATACGGCTTTCTCTCATCGCTACGTTCGTAATTGCCATTATCCTGGCAGCAACCGCACCGTGGCTGATCCCGATCCTTTTTAAAAAGGCTTTTACACCAAGCATTCCCTTCTTATGGGCGCTCTTACCAGCAACCGTCGTATATACCATTCCACAGCTTTACACCTCACTTTTAATCGCAAGTTGGGGAAAACCATGGCACTTCTTTTCCGCAAGCGCAATTGCGCTCTGTGTAAACTTATTAGGCAACATCTTACTGTTGTCTCATCTTGGTCCGTGGGCTACTGTAGTTGCCTTTAGTGCGTCCGTCCTAGCAATGACGGTTTATTATATAATTTTGTTAGTCCGAAAAGGCGGCTTGAGATTCTCAGAAATATTTATTCCTCGACTTGATGATTTCCGAATACTTCTTCAGCGACTAAAGACTATATAA